In the Treponema maltophilum ATCC 51939 genome, GATCCGAACTTGCGTATCGAAGGCGGCGTGCTTAAGGGGTATAACGAAACTCCCCCTTCGGGCACCCTTGTCATACCCGCAGGTGTTACGGAAATAGCTGACTATGCGTTTAAGAACTGCACGAGTTTAACGCAAGTGGATTTTTCGCAATGTACCGGTCTTACAACAATCGGCGAAAGTGCGTTTTACGGCTGTACGGG is a window encoding:
- a CDS encoding leucine-rich repeat protein, translating into MTKRKDTKAKTFVFFGAAFVLLIALLFTGCPQSIENKPNIPSGPDPNLRIEGGVLKGYNETPPSGTLVIPAGVTEIADYAFKNCTSLTQVDFSQCTGLTTIGESAFYGCTG